One part of the Bacillus sp. FJAT-27916 genome encodes these proteins:
- a CDS encoding alpha/beta fold hydrolase: MPRYVKRGMKKVVQAGFKEKEIIIDGDILHYAEGPANGPALLLIHGQSVDWTSYFKVLPALSKIYHVYAIDCHGHGHSNKNPYKYSAEAMGTDFARFIEEVVKEPVIVSGHSSGGLLAVWLAANRPDLVKGAVLEDQPLFSSEAKRYNEKNFAYLDMSLTCHNFLNQTKETDFSSYYIEHSAWIRFFKNGKQRIVNYAKSYRKKHPDCPLYLFFLPASLNEALRGLLNYDPEFGNCFYDATWHRNFDHAKALESIVCPTVLIHTKWKYDENGVLLAAMDGKDAEKARSLMRDCELVNVKTGHGFHFEKPEDYVSILRKFRSRVQDLS, translated from the coding sequence ATGCCAAGATATGTGAAACGCGGAATGAAAAAAGTTGTCCAAGCTGGTTTTAAAGAGAAAGAGATCATCATTGACGGGGATATTCTCCATTATGCCGAAGGGCCTGCTAACGGGCCTGCCCTTTTGTTAATTCATGGGCAATCGGTGGATTGGACAAGCTATTTCAAGGTCCTGCCTGCCTTGTCAAAAATCTATCATGTTTATGCGATTGATTGTCATGGCCATGGCCATTCCAATAAGAATCCGTATAAATACTCAGCAGAGGCAATGGGAACCGATTTTGCAAGATTCATTGAAGAGGTTGTGAAAGAGCCTGTAATTGTGTCCGGTCATTCCTCTGGAGGTTTGCTTGCTGTATGGCTTGCGGCCAATCGGCCTGATTTAGTCAAAGGTGCTGTGCTTGAGGACCAGCCGCTTTTTTCTTCAGAGGCCAAACGGTACAATGAGAAAAACTTTGCTTATCTCGATATGAGCTTGACCTGCCATAATTTCTTGAACCAGACGAAGGAGACTGACTTTTCCTCCTACTATATCGAGCACTCCGCCTGGATTCGTTTCTTCAAGAACGGGAAGCAGAGGATTGTGAACTATGCTAAGTCCTATCGTAAAAAGCATCCTGATTGCCCATTGTATCTCTTCTTCCTGCCGGCATCCTTAAATGAGGCATTGAGGGGCCTCCTAAATTATGATCCTGAATTCGGCAACTGCTTTTATGATGCAACCTGGCATCGAAACTTTGATCATGCTAAGGCGCTAGAAAGCATCGTCTGCCCAACGGTACTCATTCATACAAAGTGGAAATATGATGAAAATGGTGTATTATTAGCTGCCATGGATGGAAAAGATGCTGAAAAAGCCCGAAGCCTTATGAGAGACTGCGAGCTGGTCAATGTCAAAACCGGGCATGGCTTTCATTTTGAAAAGCCGGAGGACTACGTTAGTATCCTCCGAAAGTTCCGGAGCAGGGTGCAAGACCTATCATAA
- a CDS encoding GNAT family N-acetyltransferase — MDKQTVLEDFQHYSPWLSLLEDMEEETWTMPIAPDKWSCGEIITHITKWDNYLLSDVIPSIKLGEDMSFPEFDSFNAAAAAYARSGLSKEELLQEARETRERLISELYELPAELLYKPVSSNGETHCPHTGTPYSLLFIITDFTWHDRHHQEQIETFWERNPVYIKQAGLENMEGVSHLFDAYRMFYNQASNQNGAKDFLKERLKRQECVLFFAGGRQGYLGFIQLYPSFSSISMQRTWILNDLYIHPDARNRGVAAKLLNYAREFAVQTGAKEITLCSAVTNEPAKRLYEKHGYREDTHFNYYELLLQEKG; from the coding sequence ATGGATAAACAAACCGTTCTCGAAGATTTTCAGCATTACTCTCCGTGGCTTTCCTTATTAGAGGATATGGAAGAAGAGACTTGGACTATGCCAATTGCACCAGATAAATGGTCCTGCGGAGAAATCATTACTCATATTACAAAATGGGATAACTATCTTCTCTCTGATGTCATTCCTTCAATCAAGCTCGGCGAAGACATGTCCTTCCCAGAATTTGATTCTTTTAATGCCGCTGCAGCAGCCTATGCTCGATCAGGACTATCAAAGGAGGAACTTCTTCAAGAGGCGAGGGAAACGAGAGAACGCCTTATAAGCGAATTGTATGAGCTGCCGGCAGAACTGCTTTATAAGCCAGTCTCATCTAACGGAGAAACCCATTGCCCTCATACCGGCACACCCTATTCCCTCCTTTTCATCATCACAGACTTTACCTGGCATGACCGTCATCATCAAGAACAGATTGAGACATTCTGGGAGAGGAATCCTGTGTATATCAAGCAGGCCGGGCTGGAAAATATGGAGGGCGTTTCTCATCTCTTTGATGCCTATAGAATGTTTTATAACCAAGCCTCCAACCAGAACGGAGCGAAAGACTTTCTTAAGGAGCGTTTGAAGAGGCAGGAATGCGTCCTATTCTTTGCCGGCGGGCGACAAGGATATCTCGGCTTTATCCAGCTTTATCCCTCCTTTTCTTCGATTTCCATGCAAAGAACTTGGATTCTAAATGATCTTTATATTCACCCCGACGCAAGAAACAGAGGAGTAGCGGCCAAGCTATTAAATTACGCGCGAGAATTTGCCGTTCAGACAGGCGCGAAGGAAATCACCTTATGCTCAGCCGTTACAAATGAACCAGCTAAACGGCTCTATGAGAAACATGGCTATAGAGAGGATACTCATTTCAACTATTATGAACTTCTTCTGCAAGAGAAAGGGTAA
- a CDS encoding endonuclease MutS2, which translates to MQQKVLKTLEYNKIIEQLEQHASSSLGKDLCRHLLPNAVLEEVKHSQEETDQARTVYRLKGSVPLGGIFDIRGSMKRARIGGVLSATELMETASTLRAGRNIRKFLEDMQENEIELPILYAYKDELVTLHDVEKEINGAIGDNGEVLDSASDTLRSLRQQLRTNEARVREKLESMIRSSNAAKMLSDAIITIRNDRFVIPVKQEYRSHYGGIIHDQSASGQTLFIEPQSIVQLNNSLSDIRIKEAREVERILTNLSNMVGEHSEEILSNVGILAALDFAFAKAKYARAIQATMPLMNNKGIIKLKSARHPLIDPEVVVANDIILGETYGTMVITGPNTGGKTVTLKTVGLCTLMAMSGLQVPAQEGSELAVFRSVYADIGDEQSIEQSLSTFSSHMVNIVEILETLDFESLVLFDELGAGTDPQEGAALAIAILDEVHTRGAKVIATTHYPELKAYGYNKEGVINASVEFDVETLSPTYRLLIGVPGRSNAFEISTKLGLSDRIIRDARSMVGVESNKVENMIASLETSRREAEKDWKEAEAYLKNAERLHKDLQEEMKEYYEKKDALIEKAKQEARELVSQAEKEAEGIISDLRKLRLEKNAEVKEHELIEAKRRLTDAKPELTKQVRKTGSGQTQRTLKPGDEVKVLSFGQKGTLLEKVSDNEWNVQMGILKMKVKEKDLEFKSSPKPVETRTIASVKGKDFHVNLELDLRGERYESALSRVEKYIDDALLAGYPRVSIIHGKGTGALRQGVRDYLKNHRSVKSMRFGEASEGGTGVTIVELK; encoded by the coding sequence ATGCAGCAAAAAGTATTAAAGACATTAGAATATAACAAGATTATTGAACAGCTTGAACAGCATGCGTCCTCAAGCTTAGGGAAGGATTTATGCCGTCACCTCCTTCCAAACGCTGTTTTAGAGGAAGTGAAGCATTCACAGGAAGAGACGGACCAAGCAAGAACGGTTTACCGCTTAAAAGGTTCCGTTCCGCTTGGGGGCATCTTTGACATTCGCGGCTCAATGAAGCGGGCACGAATTGGCGGGGTGCTCAGCGCGACCGAATTAATGGAGACGGCGAGCACGCTTCGTGCGGGACGCAATATCCGCAAGTTCCTCGAGGATATGCAAGAGAACGAAATTGAATTGCCCATTTTATATGCGTATAAGGATGAATTGGTTACCTTGCATGATGTTGAGAAGGAAATTAATGGCGCTATTGGTGACAATGGAGAGGTCCTTGATTCCGCAAGCGATACTCTGCGCTCGTTAAGACAGCAATTACGGACGAATGAAGCAAGGGTGCGTGAAAAACTAGAAAGCATGATTCGCTCAAGCAATGCGGCTAAAATGCTTTCTGATGCCATTATTACCATTCGGAATGACCGTTTCGTTATCCCGGTCAAACAGGAATATAGAAGTCATTACGGCGGAATCATTCATGATCAATCTGCCTCAGGGCAAACCTTATTCATTGAGCCGCAATCCATTGTGCAATTGAATAACTCTTTATCAGATATTCGTATTAAGGAAGCGCGTGAGGTGGAGAGAATCCTGACGAATCTATCCAATATGGTTGGGGAGCATTCAGAGGAAATCCTGTCTAATGTTGGAATTCTTGCTGCCCTTGATTTTGCCTTCGCGAAGGCAAAATATGCGAGGGCGATTCAAGCGACCATGCCTTTGATGAACAATAAGGGCATCATTAAATTGAAGAGTGCCCGTCATCCTTTAATTGACCCCGAGGTTGTCGTGGCCAACGATATCATTCTGGGTGAAACTTACGGAACAATGGTCATCACGGGTCCGAATACTGGGGGTAAAACAGTCACCCTAAAAACGGTTGGTCTTTGCACATTGATGGCGATGTCCGGCTTACAGGTACCGGCACAGGAGGGATCCGAGCTTGCTGTCTTCCGTTCCGTGTATGCGGATATCGGTGATGAGCAGTCGATTGAACAAAGCTTGAGTACCTTCTCTTCTCATATGGTCAATATTGTGGAGATTCTCGAAACGCTCGATTTCGAGAGCCTTGTACTGTTTGATGAGCTCGGGGCAGGGACAGACCCGCAGGAAGGTGCAGCGCTTGCAATTGCTATTCTTGATGAGGTCCATACCCGCGGAGCGAAGGTTATTGCGACAACTCATTATCCTGAACTAAAGGCATACGGCTACAATAAAGAGGGCGTCATTAACGCGAGTGTGGAGTTTGATGTTGAAACGCTCAGCCCGACTTACCGCCTCTTAATTGGTGTGCCGGGGCGAAGCAATGCTTTTGAGATTTCAACGAAGCTTGGCCTAAGCGACCGCATTATCCGCGATGCGAGAAGCATGGTCGGTGTGGAATCCAATAAAGTGGAGAATATGATTGCTTCACTGGAGACTTCCCGAAGAGAAGCGGAGAAGGATTGGAAAGAGGCTGAGGCATACTTGAAAAATGCTGAACGGCTTCATAAGGACCTTCAAGAAGAAATGAAGGAATACTATGAGAAGAAGGATGCCTTAATCGAGAAGGCTAAACAGGAGGCAAGAGAGCTTGTCAGCCAGGCCGAGAAGGAAGCAGAGGGAATCATCAGCGACCTTAGAAAGCTCCGTTTAGAGAAAAACGCCGAAGTGAAGGAGCATGAGCTGATTGAGGCGAAGCGCAGGTTGACAGATGCCAAGCCGGAGCTGACAAAGCAAGTCAGAAAAACAGGAAGCGGCCAAACGCAAAGAACCCTTAAGCCGGGGGATGAGGTTAAGGTGCTGTCTTTCGGTCAAAAAGGAACCTTGCTTGAGAAGGTATCGGATAATGAATGGAATGTCCAAATGGGTATCTTGAAGATGAAGGTCAAGGAAAAGGATCTTGAATTCAAGAGCAGTCCAAAGCCTGTTGAGACAAGAACGATTGCGAGTGTGAAAGGGAAGGACTTCCACGTTAACCTGGAACTGGACCTTCGCGGTGAGCGCTATGAGAGCGCGCTGTCGCGGGTTGAGAAATATATAGACGATGCCTTGCTAGCCGGTTATCCGCGCGTGTCCATTATCCACGGAAAGGGTACTGGAGCCTTGCGCCAAGGAGTGAGGGATTATTTGAAGAACCATCGTTCCGTGAAATCAATGCGCTTTGGGGAAGCATCTGAGGGCGGAACCGGTGTAACGATTGTGGAGCTAAAATAA